The proteins below are encoded in one region of Pseudomonas sp. SCB32:
- a CDS encoding FCD domain-containing protein: MGFGQVKQRRLSDDIVERLEAMILEGTLKAGERLPAERVLAEQFGVSRPSLREAIQKLGAKGLLVSRQGGGNYVSEGLGSMFSDPLLHLLESNPEAQRDLLEFRHTLEGSCAYYAAQRATEVDHQRLKLAFDTLQDCYQGLGKAGRAEEGAADAAFHLAIAEASHNAVLLHTIRGLFDLLKRNVVTNIGGMYAQRDETREQLMRQHRELYEAIVSGQAEAAREISQRHIDYVQEVLAEARAEEVRLQRAQRRQGAVDA, from the coding sequence CGTCTGTCGGATGACATCGTCGAACGGCTGGAGGCGATGATTCTCGAAGGCACCCTCAAGGCTGGTGAGCGTCTGCCGGCAGAGCGCGTGCTGGCCGAGCAGTTCGGCGTGTCGCGTCCGTCACTGCGTGAGGCGATCCAGAAGTTGGGTGCCAAGGGGTTGCTGGTCAGTCGGCAGGGCGGCGGCAACTATGTCAGCGAAGGATTGGGCTCGATGTTCAGCGATCCGTTACTGCACCTGCTGGAGAGCAATCCGGAAGCGCAACGCGATCTGCTGGAGTTCCGTCATACCCTGGAAGGCTCCTGCGCCTACTACGCGGCGCAGCGCGCTACCGAGGTGGATCACCAGCGCCTGAAGTTGGCCTTCGATACCCTGCAGGACTGCTACCAGGGGCTGGGCAAGGCTGGTCGGGCGGAGGAGGGCGCGGCGGACGCGGCTTTCCACCTGGCCATCGCCGAGGCGAGCCACAACGCCGTGCTGCTGCACACCATTCGTGGCCTGTTCGACCTGCTCAAGCGCAACGTGGTGACCAACATCGGCGGCATGTACGCGCAGCGCGACGAAACCCGCGAACAGCTGATGCGTCAGCACCGCGAGTTATACGAGGCGATTGTCAGCGGGCAGGCGGAGGCGGCGCGGGAAATTTCCCAGCGGCACATCGACTACGTGCAGGAAGTGCTGGCCGAAGCCCGTGCCGAGGAAGTACGTCTGCAGCGGGCGCAACGACGCCAGGGCGCGGTGGACGCCTGA
- a CDS encoding type II toxin-antitoxin system RatA family toxin, whose product MSTHIQRSALLPYPAKALYDLVNDVARYPEFLPWCSASTVLDESEVAMRAELTVAKGSITQRFTTRNVLVSGQSIEMNLEEGPFTQLHGVWTFKALGDQACKISLDLTFDYAGALVRATLGPLFTQAANTMVDAFCQRAKQLHG is encoded by the coding sequence ATGAGCACGCATATCCAGCGTTCGGCGCTGCTGCCCTACCCGGCGAAGGCACTGTACGACCTGGTCAACGATGTGGCGCGCTATCCGGAGTTCCTGCCCTGGTGCTCGGCTTCCACCGTGCTGGATGAAAGCGAGGTGGCCATGCGCGCCGAGCTGACCGTGGCCAAGGGCAGCATCACCCAGCGCTTCACCACGCGTAACGTGCTGGTGTCCGGCCAGAGCATCGAGATGAATCTGGAGGAAGGCCCCTTCACCCAGCTGCACGGCGTGTGGACCTTCAAGGCACTGGGCGACCAGGCCTGCAAGATTTCCCTCGACCTCACCTTCGACTATGCCGGCGCTCTGGTTAGGGCGACCCTCGGCCCGCTGTTCACCCAGGCGGCGAACACCATGGTCGATGCCTTCTGCCAGCGTGCCAAGCAGCTCCATGGCTGA
- the smpB gene encoding SsrA-binding protein SmpB, giving the protein MAKQKKHPSGTIAQNKKALHDYFIEQRFEAGVALAGWEVKSLRAGKAQLVDSYVLLKDGEAWLLGSHITPLTTASTHVIADPVRTRKLLLHKRELGKLFGAVQQKGYACVALSMYWKKHLIKCEIALAKGKKEYDKRGTEKERDSDREIQRAIRHGKDD; this is encoded by the coding sequence ATGGCTAAACAGAAGAAACACCCTTCGGGGACCATCGCGCAGAACAAGAAGGCTCTGCACGACTACTTCATCGAGCAGCGCTTCGAGGCGGGCGTCGCCCTGGCCGGCTGGGAAGTGAAAAGCCTGCGTGCCGGCAAGGCGCAGCTGGTGGACAGCTACGTGCTGCTCAAGGATGGCGAAGCCTGGCTGCTGGGCAGCCACATCACGCCGCTGACCACTGCCAGCACCCACGTCATCGCCGACCCGGTGCGCACGCGCAAGCTGCTGCTGCACAAGCGCGAGCTGGGCAAGCTGTTCGGTGCCGTGCAGCAGAAAGGCTACGCCTGCGTCGCACTGTCGATGTACTGGAAGAAGCACCTGATCAAGTGCGAGATCGCACTGGCCAAGGGCAAGAAAGAGTACGACAAGCGCGGCACCGAGAAGGAGCGTGACTCCGACCGGGAAATTCAGCGCGCCATTCGTCACGGCAAGGACGACTGA